A portion of the Lolium rigidum isolate FL_2022 chromosome 1, APGP_CSIRO_Lrig_0.1, whole genome shotgun sequence genome contains these proteins:
- the LOC124685408 gene encoding external alternative NAD(P)H-ubiquinone oxidoreductase B1, mitochondrial-like, with product MGFSFFASRAAARFLEDIRRPAGVSTAALLLTAASGGGIVAYADSSRPEEASGPPQQDVPRKKKVVVLGTGWGGTSFLKNLDCSRYDVKVISPRNYFAFTPLLPSVTCGTVEARSIVEPIRRMFEKKNKDVAYYEAECLKIDATKKAVHCRSAVGTNLDGNGDFEVDYDYLVVALGATVNTFNTPGVMEHCHFLKEVEDAQKIRKSVLDCFEKASLPNISEEEKRKILHFVVIGGGPTGVEFTAELHDFLVEDLVKIYPAIQEFVKITIIQSGEHILNTFDERIAAFAETKFQRDGIEVNTGFRVLKVSDDFITVKNKSTGGEILVPYGMAIWSAGIGTRPVITDFMNQVGQAKRRALATNEWLRVRETDGVYAIGDCSSISQRKIMEDISTIFKVADKDNSGTLTLKEISDILEDICIRYPQVELYMKSMHMLDIADLIASGVGDSHKESMVVDIEEFKKALCHVDSQVKTVPATAQVAAQQGYYLADCFNKMDHCKEHPEGPLRLSGSGGDHHNFRPFRYKHLGQFAPLGGEQAAAELPGDWVSMGHSTQWLWYSVYASKQVSWRTRVLVVSDWTRRFIFGRDSSRI from the exons ATGGGCTTCTCCTTCTTCGCCTCTCGTGCCGCCGCCCGGTTCTTGGAGGACATCAGACGCCCCgccggcgtctccaccgccgCGCTTCTTCTCACAGCAGCCAG CGGCGGGGGTATTGTGGCGTATGCCGATTCCTCCAGGCCAGAAGAGGCCTCAGGGCCACCGCAACAGGATGTCCCCAGGAAGAAGAAGGTGGTGGTTCTTGGCACTGGCTGGGGCGGCACCTCTTTCCTCAAGAACCTCGACTGCTCCCGCTACGATGTGAAGGTCATATCGCCTCGCAACTACTTCGCGTTTACGCCTCTGCTCCCGAGCGTTACGTGTGGGACCGTGGAGGCACGCAGCATCGTCGAACCCATACGGAGGATGTTCGAGAAG AAAAATAAAGATGTTGCATATTACGAAGCCGAGTGCTTGAAGATTGACGCGACAAAGAAGGCTGTGCACTGTCGTTCTGCTGTTGGAACCAATTTGGATGGGAATGGTGATTTCGAGGTCGATTATGATTACTTAGTAGTTGCTCTTGGAGCTACTGTAAATACATTCAACACTCCCGGTGTGATGGAGCATTGCCACTTTTTGAAG GAAGTGGAGGATGCCCAAAAGATTCGGAAGAGTGTGCTGGACTGCTTTGAAAAGGCATCACTTCCCAACATTAGTGAAGAGGAGAAAAGGAAGATCCTTCACTTTGTGGTTATTGGCGGTGGACCTACTGGGGTCGAATTTACTGCAGAGTTGCATGATTTTCTTGTCGAAGATCTGGTGAAGATATATCCTGCAATTCAGGAATTTGTCAAGATAACAATTATTCAATCAGGAGAACATATATTGAATAC ATTTGACGAAAGGATAGCTGCATTTGCTGAAACAAAGTTTCAGAGAGATGGCATTGAGGTGAATACAGGATTCAGAGTGTTAAAGGTCTCTGATGATTTTATTACAGTGAAAAACAAATCAACTGGTGGTGAAATATTGGTCCCGTATGGGATGGCTATTTGGTCTGCTGGTATTGGTACGCGTCCTGTCATTACGGACTTCATGAATCAAGTTGGTCAG GCTAAACGGCGTGCCTTGGCAACTAATGAATGGTTAAGAGTTCGTGAGACTGATGgtgtctatgcaattggagactgTTCTTCAATAAGTCAGAGAAAAATAATG GAGGACATTTCGACAATATTTAAAGTAGCAGATAAGGATAACTCTGGCACTTTGACACTGAAAGAAATATCTGATATTTTAGAAGATATTTGTATAAGATACCCTCAAGTAGAACTCTATATGAAAAGTATGCACATGCTTGATATTGCGGATTTGATAGCAAGTGGCGTAGGTGATTCCCACAAAGAGTCGATGGTCGTTGACATAGAGGAGTTCAAAAAGGCTCTGTGCCATGTCGACTCCCAAGTTAAAACCGTTCCGGCGACGGCTCAG GTCGCTGCACAACAAGGATACTATCTTGCTGACTGTTTTAACAAAATGGATCATTGCAAAGAGCATCCAGAAGGTCCGTTGCGCTTGTCAGGGTCGGGAGGAGATCATCACAACTTCCGCCCATTCCG GTACAAGCATCTTGGGCAATTCGCACCCTTGGGTGGAGAGCAAGCTGCCGCCGAGCTCCCGGGCGACTGGGTTTCCATGGGCCACAGCACTCAGTGGCTATGGTACTCCGTATACGCAAG caagcaagtgAGCTGGCGCACAAGGGTGCTGGTGGTATCTGACTGGACCCGCAGGTTTATCTTCGGCAGGGACTCGAGCCGGATCTAG